Within the Paenibacillus sp. AN1007 genome, the region CTCGGATGTGGGGGAGATGGTTCTCGTAACCGCAAAACGCGTGAAGCAAACGGTGGAGATCAAGATTAGTGACCAGGGCTGCGGCATGACTGAGGAAGAAGTGAAGGCTCTCGGGACACCGTTTTATTCACTAAAAACGAATGGTACCGGACTTGGACTGATGATCTGTTTCAACATCGTGGAGAAGGCTCTCGGAACGATTAAGTATCAGAGTGAGAAGGGAAAAGGGACTACGGTGACTCTAACGTTTCCGGCAGCAGACCGCAGCTAAAGGGCACGGAGAGTTGTCGATTCCCTGTGAAGAGGAATAAATAAAAGAAGAGTATGAGTATAAATAGATTTAAAAAGTGAGTTAAGAAAGGCTGCCGAGGGGCAGCCTTTTTCCTGTTCTTATTCACCATCTTAATCAGCTCTGACTCAGGGGAACGAAGGATAACGCTCGCCGGCTGCAAACCCTTTTGGCGAGATGTGTTCGATCTCGGCCAGTTCTTCCGGCGTGATCATTACCTGCAATGCACCGAGGTTCTCCTGCAGCCGATCCAGACGTTTCGTACCAGGAATAGGCACAATCTGCTCCCCCTGCGCCAGGAGCCAGGCTAGAGCCAATTGAGGCGTAGTGCAGCCTTTTCGTGCGGCAAGCTGTTCAATCAGCCGAACGACTTCCAGATTTTTATTGAAATTATCCCCTTGGAAACGAGGAAAGAAACGGCGGTAATCATCCGCAGGAAGATCATCAAATGTCCGAATCTGTCCAGTCAGGAATCCGCGTCCCAAGGGGCTGTAGGGTACAAAACCGATACCCAGTTCATCCAGCACAGGCAGTACCTCATCTTCTACTTCGCGGCTCCATAGCGAGTATTCTGTTTCTACCGCTGTGATGGGATGAATGGCATGTGCCCGCCGGATCTGATCCGCCGCTGTTTCTGAAAGACCAAGAAAGCGGACTTTACCCTCCTGCACAAGTTGAGCCATAGCGCCGACGGTCTCTTCAATGGGGATGTCTGGATCAACACGATGCTGATAGTACAGGTCGATGTAATCCGTGCCCAGTTGAAGCAGGCTGGAATCGATTGATTTTTTGACATACGCCGGGTGTCCGAGTACTTTCATGGTTGGAGATACAATGCCGAATTTGGTCGCCAGAATGGCTTGATCACGGCGGCCTTTCAGAGCTCGGCCAACCAGCTGCTCGTTACCTCCGAACCGTCCTTGCTGCATGAAATGTTCACCATATATATCAGCTGTGTCGAACAAGGTAACTCCCTGATCCAGTGCACCATGGATCGTGCGTATCGAATCCTCGTTATCAGGCATCATCATGGTACCAAGTCCCAGTGCGGATACCTCAAGTCCAAGTGAACCTAACTTCCTTTTCACCACTCCATTATTAAACTCCATCATATTGTTCCTCTTTTCCGCAAATTAGAGAATATAGACCTTTCATTGTTACGCTAAGGTATGATCCTATTTTAATTCAGCAAGCTTGCCCCAACCACAGCATGCCTATGCTGGTAACGGCAGTACCAGGATGAGGTATTATTTCGGTTGTCTTGTATAGAACTACGGTGGTAAATGAAGTGTAGATCAATCAATTTGTGAAAGAAGAGGGGCAAGCAAAGTTTATGATTCCTGTTTCTTGACTGGAGAATAGATGCACAGATGCAGATCTGGATGGTCGAGGGTGAAGGATAGAGATTTAATCTCGTATACATTTACTTGCTCTTGGCCTGGAGGTTGGTAGAACACACGCGTAACCCTCTTAGCCTCTACTTGGTGCAGCTTCCATAACGATGCAAATTCAGGACTTTCTTTGGAAAGGTTGTCTACAAACCGGGGGAACCACGGATCATGTGCATATTTATCATAAGAGGTACGGAATATGGCAGCGGAATGTGCCGCCATCTCCTCCCAATTGATAAGTCGAACGCGCATTTCCGGATCTGTAAATAGGCTGGACATCATGTTTCGTTGTTCTGGAGCACGTGAAGTGAAGTCCATTACGTATTTGTCGACAGCGGTGTTCCAGGCCAGCAGCTCGGCACGGCCATTCGTGATGAACGCGGGAAAAGCCATCTGATTCACAATATCCCACCAAGATTGAGAGATTTCCGAGGTGATTAGCGGCGCCATCTCAGGTTCATTACCATTCCATAGACCGAGCAGATGAGTGTGCTCGTCGGGGGACAACTGGAGTGCCCGACCGATGCTCTCGATAACTTCTCGGGAGACTGCTGCCTCTCGCCCCTGTTCCAAAAACGTATAATAGGTTGCGCTAACCCCTGCCAGTATGGCAACTTCTTCTCGGCGTAACCCCGGTGTTCGGCGCTGCCCATGAGTCTTGGCGAATCCTGCTTGCTCGGGTTGAAGCCTTGCGCGTCGAGATTTCAGATAATCTCCCAAGGTTTTGGCACGCATGCTGTTTAAGTCCACAGGTGACAGATGGGCTGGTTGTGATAGGCTGTTCATATCAACCATGACGAGATCACCTCCTGGGCTTTTTTATCCTAAATTATATTGCTTGTGATATACGTAAATCTTTACGGAACTTACCGTATCCGTACGATATATGTTACTCCGTGTCCCAGCTATTATATCACTACTGTATCCATTGCTGCTGGCTCACGGCGTTTTCTGCGTTTACAGAATAGAGTAAGCATAAAGGCAAGGAAGTGAGGAAAATAGGAGTGCGAGCATGGGTATGTTTATTCAATCTCTATCTCCTTCACCGTCTCGCCCTCCACCAGCTCAGGCTGATAGTAGGTTTGATGGGGGAGATCTTTCTTCCCCTGCAGCTTGCGAATGACCCAATCGGCAGCGTCGCATCCCATCTGCTCTTGAGGATGCGTGAGTGTGGTGAGTCTGATATTGGCATTTTTGGCGATGTAGGAATTGTCCTGACCAATAATGGATAACTCATCCGGGATTGAAATGCCGAGCTGGCGACAGGCATGCACTACCTCTAACCCAACCTCGTCGTTGTAACAGACAATTGCGGTGAGTGCATCCCGATTTTCTTGCAGATAGGCTGTCACGTTTGCAGACAGATCAGCCTTTGATGCGGTATCAAACGAGAGCACATGCTCGGGATAGAACCTCAGTTTTGCTTCCCCCAGTGCCTTGATGTATCCCTTCATCCGGTACTTGCCCTGCAGATCATCCATTTTGGCAATTATCCCAATCTGGGTGTGGCCTTTGGAGATTAACTCTTTAGTGGCGAGATAACTGGACTGTACATCATCCAGACAGAAAAAGGGTACCTCTAACTCCTCATAATACGCATTGATCATCGCAAACGGCACATCCTGCTCCTTAAAGGACAGGTAGTATGCAATATTCGGATTATACAGATTGCTTTTGGTCGGTTCCACAATCAAACCATCCACACCATAAGAGAGCATCATTTCAAGCGCCTTTTTCTCTTGTGCCACATCATTATTTGTACTGGCGAGCAGCAGCGAGTAGTTGTCCTCATTCAGACGACGTTCGATACCGCGAATAATGGATGGGAAAATATAGTCCGAGATATAGGTTGTGATGACCCCAATCGTCTTTTTGGAAGGGTTACCACCTGTTCGCGATCGGTACAGATTGCTGACATAGGTGCCCGAACCTTTTTCGCTGCGTAAAAATCCCTCGTTGGATAATTCCAAAATGGCCTTACGAACCGTCTGACGGCTCACGTTATACCTCTCCTGCAAGGCTGATTCGGTGGGGATTTGCTCGCCGATGCTGTACGTTCCCGACAGGATATGACTCTTTATATCATCAATAATGACTTGGTATTTAGGTCTCAATTCGTCCACTTCTTTCGTTGTAACTTCTATATAAAAAATTGAATTACAGGTCGTTCGTGCATTGCAACTCGATGATAGAGTAACCTTCTATATTATTCAATCCATAGTATTTCAGTATACAAATTATTAAATCAGTGATTAAGTTGTACGTACATATTCTAGCATGGTTTGCTTTGCTTGCAAGAGAAACCGTACATTTTGTTAAATGTTGCGTACAGCTGGCTTCAATTTTGCCAAATTGAATGTTACTTTTTGAAGGTAGAACAATTGAAAATACGTTGATATTACTGAATATTTCTCAAAAGTAGTTCTTTGTTAGTATAACTTTGATATCTCATTGACAAATGTACGTACAAAAAATATACTAAGGCTGTCAGTACAGGAAAGCGCATTCTTGGAATGTTGGAATAGATTAGAGCCATTAACGGAAGTGGAACTGCACATGGTTGTGTGTGGACTGGAATAGATGCCATTCCTCGGACGTAGATGGCGACCAGAGAGGGGAAATGCGGAAGTGACGAGTCATGTGGATGTGAAAGAAGCTATTGCTAAGGGCGCAACCTCACTTGGGATTGAGCTTGGATCAACACGCATTAAAGCGGTATTGATTGATGAGCATTTCGAGACGATTGCCTCCGGCAGTTACGAGTGGGAGAACCTGCTAAAGGACGGCTATTGGACGTACAATCAGGAGGATATCATCACGGGTTTGCAGACAGCGTACCGCGAGTTAAAGCAGGATGTGCAGCAGAAGTATGGTGTACCGCTGGCGACCGTAGGTTCAATCGGATTCTCTGCGATGATGCACGGATATATTGCGCTGGATCAAGCGGGGGGAATGCTCGTGCCGTTTCGTACATGGCGTAACTCTACGACGGGTGCGGCTGCACGCGAGCTGACAGAGCTGCTGCAGTTCAATATTCCGGAGCGCTGGAGCATTGCGCATCTGTATCAGGCAGTTCTGAACGGAGAACAGCATGTGCCTCAGATTGATTACCTGACCACACTGGCGGGTTACATCCACTGGCTGTTGACAGGGAATAAAGCGATTGGGATCGGCGATGCATCGGGGATGTTCCCGATTGACGAGACAACGCATAATTATCATCCGGCGATGATTAAACAGTTTAATGACCATATTGCTGGTAAAGGGTACCCATGGAAGGTCGAGGATCTGCTGCCTAAAGTGTACCTCGCTGGAGAACATGCAGGTGCATTGACCGAAGAAGGAGCGAAATTGCTCGATCCATCAGGAGAACTGGCATCCGGTATTCCACTGTGTGCACCAGAAGGTGATGCAGGAACGGGGATGGTTGCCACCAATAGCGTTCGAAAGCGTACAGGGAATATCTCAGTGGGCACCTCCGTCTTTGCGATGATTGTACTGGAGAAGGAGCTGTCCAGCGTATACCCCGAGATTGATATGGTAACTACGCCGGATGGCAGTCCGGTCGGCATGGTGCATGCCAACAACTGCTCCAGTGACCTCAATGCATGGATCGGATTGTTCCGCGAATTCGCTCAGGCGATGGGCATAGAGGCTGATTCCGGCAAGCTGTTCAGTGTGCTGTTTAACAAGGCGCTTGAAGCCGACCCGGATGGGGGCGGATTACTCAGCTACGGGTATTACTCTGGCGAAAATATTACAGGTCTGGAGCATGGACGTCCGTTATTCGTGCGCTCACCTGAAAGCAAGTTTAACCTGGCGAATTTCATGCGCACACACCTGTTCAGTGCGTTTGGCGCACTCAAGATTGGCATGGATATCTTGACCGAGAAGGAGCAGGTGGCGATCGACAGCATTTTGGCACATGGCGGTCTGTTTAAGACACCTGTGGTGGGACAGCGAATCGTAGCTGCGGCCATGAATGTTCCTGTATCCGTCATGTCTACCGCAGGTGAAGGCGGAGCATGGGGAATGGCCTTACTGGCTTCATACCTGATTAATCAGGGTGAGCAGGAAACGCTGGACGTTTTCCTGGAGCAAAAGGTGTTCAAGGATGTCGAAGGGGTCGAAGTGGCACCGGAATCAGCAGATGTAAAGGGCTTTGAAGCATTTATCGAACGCTACCGGAGCGGACTTGCCATTGAGCACGCCGCCGTAGAGCACTTGGTAGAGAACGGAGGAAACTAAACATGTTAGAACAGCTAAAACAAGAAGTATTCGAAGCCAATCTGGAGCTGCCTAAGCACGGTTTGGTGAAGTTCACTTGGGGGAATGTCAGCGCGATTGATCGGGAAAGCGGTCTGTTCGTCATTAAACCAAGTGGAGTCGACTATGAAAAAATGAAAGCCAGTGACATGGTTGTCGTCGATCTCGACGGTAACGTGGTCGAAGGGGAGATGAGACCTTCCTCGGACACTGCAACCCATGCCGTCCTATACAAACATTACAAGGAAATCGGCGGCATTGTGCATACGCATTCCACATGGGCAACCATCTGGGCGCAGGCAGGCCTGGACGTACCTGTCATGGGGACGACTCACGCCGATACGTTCTACGGAGCCGTGCCGTGTGCACGTTTCCTGAACCAGGATGAGATCGATCGCGGATACGAAGCGGAGACAGGTCGCGTAATCATTGAAACGTTCGAGCAGCGTGGACTGGATGTGATGGCGATTCCGGCAGTGCTCCTGCATGGTCATGCACCGTTTACATGGGGCAAAGACGCCAAGTCGGCTGTGGTGAACAGCGTCGTGCTGGAGGAAGTGTGCAAAATGAACCTGTACGCCCGCCAATTGAACAACTTTGCCAAAGAACTGCCGCAAGGTATTTTGGATAAACACTACCTGCGCAAACACGGCAAGGACGCCTACTACGGCCAGAAGTAATCTGGAACTGTAGAGGTTGCGATGTTGCAATCGGAGTGACCTGGTGTAACTACCCTGCCCAACCCGCAGTTGAATAACCTTTTTACACCATTAACAGAGCAGACAGAAGAAAGCTGTAGAAGCGGAGCGTTCACCTTTATCACCGGATTTCCCCCTTAAGAGGGGAATGGAAAGGAATCCGATGATAACCAGCGATCGAAAGATGGTACTGCAATCGTGTCCTGGTGTAACTACCCTGCCCAACCCGCAGTTGAATAACCTTTTTACACCATTAACGGAGAGTGCAGAACCAATCTGAAGAAGCGAAGTGTTCGCGTTTATCCTCGGATTTCCCCATTAAGAGGGGAAGGAAAAGAAATCCGATGATAACCAGCGATCGAAAGATGGTACTGCAATCGGAGTGCCCCGGTGTAACCAGCCTATCCAACTATAAACTAACGAAATGAGGATGATTCCATGTCAGCAACAGCAGCAAAAGAGTTTTGGTTCGTTGTCGGTTCACAGCATCTGTACGGAGAAGAAGCACTCGGTGAAGTTAAAGCAAACGCACAGAAAATTACGGATGCCCTGAACGCTAGCGGCGTACTCCCTTACCCGCTTGTGCTGCAGGATTTGGCTGTAACCGCAGACAAAATTACCAGCATCATGAAAGAAGTGAACTACCGCGATGAAGTAGCGGGTGTAATCACTTGGATGCATACCTTCTCTCCAGCAAAAATGTGGATTCGCGGTACGAAGCTGCTGCAAAAGCCGCTTCTTCACCTCGCAACGCAGTATAACGAGAGCATTCCATGGGCAACCATCGACATGGACTTCATGAACCTGAACCAAGCGGCACACGGTGACCGTGAGTACGGCTTCATCAATGCTCGCCTGAGAAAACAAAATAAAATTGTTGTGGGATACTGGGAGCGTCCGGAAGTGCAGCAGCAGGTTGCAGACTGGATGGACGTAGCGGTGGCGTACAACGAAAGCTTTAACATCAAAGTTGCTCGTTTCGGCGACAACATGCGTAACGTAGGGGTAACAGAAGGTGATAAAGTCGAAGCTCAAATCCAGTTTGGCTGGACAGTAGACTACTACGGCATTGGCGACCTTGTGGAATACGTGAACGCTGTAACTGAGCAGGAGATTGATGAATTGATCACGCAGTATGCGGATCTGTATGAATTCGATTATGGCACGAACAGCAAAGAAGCGTGGGAAGCCAGCGTACGTGTGCAGGCAAGCTATGAAATTGCGATCAAAAAGTTCCTGGATAACGGTGGTTACACGGCTTTCACAACGAACTTCGAAGATCTGCACGGCATGAAGCAGCTTCCGGGCCTGGCGGTACAACGACTGATGGCTCAAGGCTACGGATTCGCGGGAGAAGGAGACTGGAAAACAGCTGCGCTGGATCGTTTGCTGAAAATTATGGCTCACAATGAAAACACGGGCTTCATGGAAGATTACACATATGAAATGGCATCCGGTCAGGAGGCGATTCTGCAATCCCACATGCTTGAGGTTGACCCGACACTTGCCAGCACAAAACCAAGAATCATCGTCTCCCCACTGGGAATTGGCGATCGTGAAGACCCGGCTCGTCTCGTATTCGACGGCAAAGCTGGAGAAGGCGTCGTAGTATCCATGGCAGACTTCGGTACACATTATAAATTGCTGATCAACGAAGTATCCGCCTTCGAACCAACCGTTCCTGCACCCAACCTGCCAGTGGCACGTGTATTGTGGACAGTGAAGCCGAACTTCCAGGACGGGGTTAAAGCCTGGATTGAGAACGGGGGCGGACACCACACGGTTGTATCTCTGAACCTGACGACAGATCAGATCATCACGTACGCGAAGCTGGTGAACTTGGAGTACGTTGTAATTAAATAGGAAAAAGACGCGGATTTATTGGTTTTATACAATCATCGTGAATAACGTAACACAAACTGCAGCGGTTGAATTCAAGTTGTATTCCGGCAGTACCTGAAGTATGATCAGAGTATAACGAGATCGGGCTGGAAAGTCATATCAGACATCAGCGCGAGCATCTGCTTGCAGTATAAAAAGTGTATTTCCAGAGGCCGAGAGATAATCTCGGCCCTTTGTTTTATTTTGCGGCAGATCGTTTCATTTCAAAGGAGGTTATTTCATCATGACACATACATACGAAAGTCTTACAGCTCAGCTTAAAACATTAGGCATAGATCCCTGCGGTACACTGCTTGTCCATTCATCCATGAAGAGTATGGGAGAAGTGGAAGGTGGAGCAGATACTGTGCTGGATGTGCTGAGTGACTACATGAAGGACGGATTGCTTGTGCTGCCTACACATACGTGGTCAACGATTAACAAGGATAATCCATTGTTTCACGTGGAAACTTCTTCCTGCTGTGTGGGCATTCTGCCTGAGCTGTTTCGTAAACGTGATAACGTAGTCCGCTCCTGGCATCCTACACACTCCGTAGCGGCCCTAGGTAAAGACGCACGGGCGTTCACTCAGGACGATCATCTCTTCGATACGCCGTGTGCACGAGGTTCTGCATGGGGCAAGCTGCTCGATCGCAAAGCTACTATACTGCTGGTCGGCGTGGACTTGAAACGGAATACGTTCATCCACGGCATAGAAGAATGGGTGGACATTCCAGGCAGAATGACAGATGATCATGAGATGCTGTATACGGTTTTGCCGGATGGAACTAAAATTTCCGTGCCTTCGCGCAGACACTGCGGTTTATCATGGTCAGAACATTTCTGGAAAGTAGATGATGTACTGGTTCAAGCAGAAGCTATGCATAAAGGAAGCTTTGGAGATGCTGTCGCCAGCGTATGTGATGCCGCCAAAACAACTGAGGTACTTACGGAGATGTTAAAGGAAAATCCGGATCTGTTCTCGGACAATGAGCCATTGGCAGATGTGAAGTAAGCGGAAATTGTCTGATACTCAGGTTGAAGAAGGAGCCTGATTTTCAATGCAAAGCAAACGATCTTCTAATGAAGCGAATGAAACAATGGGGCGTTAAGATGAGAAACGAGCTTCAGCTTCTGATACTTCACCTATAGGAGACTGATGTCCTTTCAGGTATTTGAAACAAGAAACCTACCTCTGATGATGTAGGTTTCTTTTGGTGTTTATCTCTGTTTCTGAAAAAGTTAGAAAGTGAGACCAGCTACTTTTGATGTCAGGGTCCATAAGATTAGAGAACGGCGTGTTCTGCTAGTCTGTTGTCGCTCTGTGCTAGTTACGTATCGGAATGTGAAGAGTATCATCATATTCATAAGTCAGCGTAGGTGGAAGTTTATCATCCGAATGTGTCAGTCAGCAGAAGGAGGTGCAGATGAATGACAACTCAATCCTTTGACCGCATCAAAATGCCGCCAGGTTTCTGGGGTGGACTATGTCAATTGGGGATTGCCGCACATGATGTCGTCCGCAAAGCCGGA harbors:
- a CDS encoding aldo/keto reductase codes for the protein MEFNNGVVKRKLGSLGLEVSALGLGTMMMPDNEDSIRTIHGALDQGVTLFDTADIYGEHFMQQGRFGGNEQLVGRALKGRRDQAILATKFGIVSPTMKVLGHPAYVKKSIDSSLLQLGTDYIDLYYQHRVDPDIPIEETVGAMAQLVQEGKVRFLGLSETAADQIRRAHAIHPITAVETEYSLWSREVEDEVLPVLDELGIGFVPYSPLGRGFLTGQIRTFDDLPADDYRRFFPRFQGDNFNKNLEVVRLIEQLAARKGCTTPQLALAWLLAQGEQIVPIPGTKRLDRLQENLGALQVMITPEELAEIEHISPKGFAAGERYPSFP
- a CDS encoding helix-turn-helix transcriptional regulator, giving the protein MVDMNSLSQPAHLSPVDLNSMRAKTLGDYLKSRRARLQPEQAGFAKTHGQRRTPGLRREEVAILAGVSATYYTFLEQGREAAVSREVIESIGRALQLSPDEHTHLLGLWNGNEPEMAPLITSEISQSWWDIVNQMAFPAFITNGRAELLAWNTAVDKYVMDFTSRAPEQRNMMSSLFTDPEMRVRLINWEEMAAHSAAIFRTSYDKYAHDPWFPRFVDNLSKESPEFASLWKLHQVEAKRVTRVFYQPPGQEQVNVYEIKSLSFTLDHPDLHLCIYSPVKKQES
- a CDS encoding GntR family transcriptional regulator; protein product: MRPKYQVIIDDIKSHILSGTYSIGEQIPTESALQERYNVSRQTVRKAILELSNEGFLRSEKGSGTYVSNLYRSRTGGNPSKKTIGVITTYISDYIFPSIIRGIERRLNEDNYSLLLASTNNDVAQEKKALEMMLSYGVDGLIVEPTKSNLYNPNIAYYLSFKEQDVPFAMINAYYEELEVPFFCLDDVQSSYLATKELISKGHTQIGIIAKMDDLQGKYRMKGYIKALGEAKLRFYPEHVLSFDTASKADLSANVTAYLQENRDALTAIVCYNDEVGLEVVHACRQLGISIPDELSIIGQDNSYIAKNANIRLTTLTHPQEQMGCDAADWVIRKLQGKKDLPHQTYYQPELVEGETVKEIEIE
- a CDS encoding FGGY-family carbohydrate kinase; this encodes MTSHVDVKEAIAKGATSLGIELGSTRIKAVLIDEHFETIASGSYEWENLLKDGYWTYNQEDIITGLQTAYRELKQDVQQKYGVPLATVGSIGFSAMMHGYIALDQAGGMLVPFRTWRNSTTGAAARELTELLQFNIPERWSIAHLYQAVLNGEQHVPQIDYLTTLAGYIHWLLTGNKAIGIGDASGMFPIDETTHNYHPAMIKQFNDHIAGKGYPWKVEDLLPKVYLAGEHAGALTEEGAKLLDPSGELASGIPLCAPEGDAGTGMVATNSVRKRTGNISVGTSVFAMIVLEKELSSVYPEIDMVTTPDGSPVGMVHANNCSSDLNAWIGLFREFAQAMGIEADSGKLFSVLFNKALEADPDGGGLLSYGYYSGENITGLEHGRPLFVRSPESKFNLANFMRTHLFSAFGALKIGMDILTEKEQVAIDSILAHGGLFKTPVVGQRIVAAAMNVPVSVMSTAGEGGAWGMALLASYLINQGEQETLDVFLEQKVFKDVEGVEVAPESADVKGFEAFIERYRSGLAIEHAAVEHLVENGGN
- a CDS encoding L-ribulose-5-phosphate 4-epimerase; protein product: MLEQLKQEVFEANLELPKHGLVKFTWGNVSAIDRESGLFVIKPSGVDYEKMKASDMVVVDLDGNVVEGEMRPSSDTATHAVLYKHYKEIGGIVHTHSTWATIWAQAGLDVPVMGTTHADTFYGAVPCARFLNQDEIDRGYEAETGRVIIETFEQRGLDVMAIPAVLLHGHAPFTWGKDAKSAVVNSVVLEEVCKMNLYARQLNNFAKELPQGILDKHYLRKHGKDAYYGQK
- the araA gene encoding L-arabinose isomerase, with amino-acid sequence MSATAAKEFWFVVGSQHLYGEEALGEVKANAQKITDALNASGVLPYPLVLQDLAVTADKITSIMKEVNYRDEVAGVITWMHTFSPAKMWIRGTKLLQKPLLHLATQYNESIPWATIDMDFMNLNQAAHGDREYGFINARLRKQNKIVVGYWERPEVQQQVADWMDVAVAYNESFNIKVARFGDNMRNVGVTEGDKVEAQIQFGWTVDYYGIGDLVEYVNAVTEQEIDELITQYADLYEFDYGTNSKEAWEASVRVQASYEIAIKKFLDNGGYTAFTTNFEDLHGMKQLPGLAVQRLMAQGYGFAGEGDWKTAALDRLLKIMAHNENTGFMEDYTYEMASGQEAILQSHMLEVDPTLASTKPRIIVSPLGIGDREDPARLVFDGKAGEGVVVSMADFGTHYKLLINEVSAFEPTVPAPNLPVARVLWTVKPNFQDGVKAWIENGGGHHTVVSLNLTTDQIITYAKLVNLEYVVIK
- a CDS encoding AAC(3) family N-acetyltransferase translates to MTHTYESLTAQLKTLGIDPCGTLLVHSSMKSMGEVEGGADTVLDVLSDYMKDGLLVLPTHTWSTINKDNPLFHVETSSCCVGILPELFRKRDNVVRSWHPTHSVAALGKDARAFTQDDHLFDTPCARGSAWGKLLDRKATILLVGVDLKRNTFIHGIEEWVDIPGRMTDDHEMLYTVLPDGTKISVPSRRHCGLSWSEHFWKVDDVLVQAEAMHKGSFGDAVASVCDAAKTTEVLTEMLKENPDLFSDNEPLADVK